Below is a window of Leishmania major strain Friedlin complete genome, chromosome 29 DNA.
CAAATTCTCCTTGAGCAACACACGATGCCTCGAGCGTAGCGAGGTGTTGAGCCCTGGCGCTGTCAGTCAGACTCGCGCTTCGCTCCTCGCTCTCTACTGCTCCGACCGTCGCGCGTGGGGCGAATCCAAGCGGCCTCTTACAAGCCGACGCGTTTTGGGCAGACAAAATGGACGACGCGTGCAACCCGTTCTCGCTATCACCCTTCAGCGCTGATGCCGGCGAAGGGGTGAGTGTCGGCACAGGTACCGGTACCGGCACTGGGGATGCAGGCAAGGGTAGAGCCAGATACCGTGCCGTCGGTGACAGTGTTGCGGCGGAGCTCAAAGTCAGTACGTCGCTCATTCCCTTGCCACCAGAGATGGCATCATCTACGTCGCCaacgctgccgtcgtcgccagcGTCGACAGAGTCCCCTGAAGTGGCAGCCGTTGAGCTGGTGCGCACCGACATGgcctcttcttcctcatTCATCGCCGTGGTGGCGCTCTCGAAGGAATCCTCGTAGTGCTCCATCGGCGCAATCGGCAGCAGCTTCGATGTTCGCAGCGTTGTCACGGTATACGTAGTGGAGTCACCCCCTCACCCAATCGCTACGCccggcgcctgcgcagcacgcgcaacAAGCGAGCAGAGGGAAGCGCAACCTCACAGGTTGGTCGACGGCGCCCACTACGCCGctgcgagagagaaagagaggcagTGCTCCCCGTTGTCAgatgcagcgctgcgagGGGAGGATGTGCACGTCAGCACCTCTGTCTCTTCCAGAGACACCGCGAGCGCGGCAGCTTCCTATCCTCCTTCAGCTGAGTgcctctcttcttcgccgTCTGCGTACACGCTTGCGAGTGAGTCTGTGCGTAACTCTGTCTGCGTCTACGGCAAGGATTGGCGAGGAGCGAGAAAGGGCAAGGGGTTATGTGAAGCTAACGCACGCCCCGTCCTACGTCGCTCCCGCGTCCCTATGGTGGCGCTCTATGCGGCGAACGTGCGTTTCCTTACTGTGAGGACGTGCGAGTGTTCGTCTTCCGGCACTTCACATCTGCCGTCGACGCGTttgtgcgcaggcgcagcgatgccgcgcacGTGCGTTCAGACTCAACGAAGAAGTAGTCGAAACGTGAAGAATGGacaagaggagagaggaagatgACGGATGTGTTTGCCCTGTTGCCGGCGGTAAAGCCCCACACAGAGACGCGCGCAGAGCACCACCACATTTGTGGGTGTTACGTGCTGgtcaagcagcagcgcaacgcACGCACCCTGCAGCCGTGATGATGCCGATCTCCCTGATAAGCACGGTAGGAAAGGCAGACGAGTAAAACGAAGTGTCACGGACAGCCAACCGCCGCGTGCTTCACAGCGGTGGCACTGAGGTATAGGGCCTTGCGAACCCTGTCccgacgacgcgctgcgcgtgcgaaCAGGACATTCTGGCATGGGCACCTTCGCTGCTCACTCTCCCAGTCGCACTTCTACGTAGTTGCCTCGTCTCTccagcctccctcccccccactCCACCTCGCTTGACGCTCTGCTTCCTGTGGCTTTCAGGTATTCTTTTCGGTTGCATGTTACACGAAGTGATGTGAGTCAACGCGCCTGCTCCTTAGGTGCAGAACCTGCATGCGCCTAGGgggcgccgcgcgcgcatgtcgctcagcgccgcctcgcacttctccccctccccctttcacccacccatccaccccTGTCGAAAAGTGTGTGGAGGCCGCTgccacacacaaacacgcaagcAGTGCCCATCACCCCGCCTTGCTACGATATGACGCGCACCTGCTGAGATAGCTCCAGTAACTTCTTAAAGAAGATGTCCAGCATGTCGGTCATGCGGTGACCGGCCATGGTGGTGTGGGCGACCTGCGAGATCCAACaggacagcggcggcggcggcagcacctttGCACCACTAGCCGTGTCCTCGATGTACACGGTGAGCGTCTCCGCGCTGTGGGTGCCATACACTTCGCAGAAGGCGATCCAGTACTGGGCGGACCGTTGCTGTTgcaccgcctcgctctccaACTCCTCCGCTGTGGGGGCGGCCCGCTCCAGCGTGTTGCCCGCCAGTTCCTCCAGCCACGTCAAGGTGCCATGCTGGCCCCGCATCACTTCATCCCGCTCCTCCGCGTCCGACTCGCCTCCGTCAGGGAAGCTTGCGCGATCGCTGGAGTAGACGGAGATGAACGAGCTGGACGAGCTGTGGCGAGCCGAGGAGGGGGacgaagaggcagaggcggtgcgagaaccgctaccgctgctgcccatcaGGTGCGCTAGTGGGTCCTTGTGCGCCGGCTGtgtgccggcggcgctgtcgctgtgaAACGATGATGACGATGACGTGGACGCGCTAGACCGGCTTCGGCTCtcagacgaggaggacgccgCCATCACCAGGGAGGTCAGAGAGGCCGCATCGTCGGCATCGTTGCTCACAGCGCCCTTCTGCGGCGCGACCGCACCAGACCCCAGCGTCGCACCACATGCAGTCACGGACATCGAAGAGGCATACGAGGATGGTAGGGGCTTCTGGCGGCAGTGCTTCAACAGCCTCTCCACGTAGAGAACCTTGACGAGGGCGTCGCTGGCGAAGCGCAGAAGCTTGCGCCGTGGCGTCAGGCACTCATCCAGAAGCAACTCGTGTGCGTAGGTCAGCCGTTCGCAGCGCGCAAGGTAATGTAACGCCGTGACAATGAGCATGAGGGGCATAGCCACAAACTGCGTGAGCGTGCTGGGGTGCACAAAGTCGGCAAACGCCTGCGCaaggcgctgtcgcaggtgctCGCGCACATTCGTGTGCGACGCGAGTCGGCCATTGGTCAGCAACACTCGCCGCAACGCCTCAACGTCGCCGCCGGTTCCCATCTGCAGCCCGAGCAGCCGAATCAGTCGCGGCGGGTACTCGCTCAGGAAAgcctgcaccccctcctccatggTGCGGCGCACGAACTCGAATACGGCCTGTGATGTGTGCACCTCCCGCAAGGCCGCACTGGCATCAGCGCACTCGGCCGGCGAGAAGGATACGGCGAAGCTCTTGGTGATGGAGAAGGCATCGAGCAGGTTGGCCACCACGGAGAGCTGGTAGAGCACAGTCTGCTGTTGCGTGCGGGGGTCGGCACGCACCTCGAACTCGGCGTTGTAGTGGCAGCGCGGGCACTCCAGGTGTGTCGCGTCGAGCCGTTGCAACAGCgggctgcggcaccgcgcacaGCCGTACATGTGCTGTCCTTGTCGGTAGGAGGGCAGTCGGAGAAGATCCGCCACTTGGGCGATTGGCAGCAGACCTTCCATGTGCGCCCTCGACGCTGCACGGTAGGCGCGCCCCATACGCATTTCTTCGCGGTCCAGTTGgacgtgctgcggcggtaGCGCGAAGCCCTCGTAAGGGGGCCACTGCTCCTCCAGACAGCTCGTCATTGCGGTCAGCACGgactgcgccagcgccgccagcgcctcagCGAATGTGCCGTCGTCGTTCCGCCTCGAGAGCGCACGTCCACCGTCCTCTCCCTCAGCTGtcccctcgtcctccgcgctgtcgctgtcgccgtcgatTCTACCTGGCGTGATGCCCAGCAACGTCGCCAGCGCTTCCAGGGCAGCCTCGCTGATGGCGAGGCGCCCATCCACGAACCACAGCTTCTGCAGGCCGCGCAGCAAGCAGAAGCCGACAAACGGGCGGTCGCAGCCCAGCTCCGTCGCGACGTACGTTGCCTCTACGGACGACATGGACTTGAACAGGGAGACCGGAGTGAAGAGTAGGGCCTCCTCCAGAGGGCTTCGAGTGGGCAGCGCCGTGTCTCGTGTCCGACGTCGGGTGACAGCTGGAACACGACTGGCAAGATAGGTGCGCAGCTTCAGGTACGAgctgctctgcagcagcgtgcggaacaagtcggcggcgccagccTGGTAGCAGAGCAggagcacctccgccaggaaccgcggcggcggacgtTTTTCCAGCACCGGTGCGAGAAGCGGCTGCAGTCGCTGGCACATGCTCTGGTCCAGCATGCGCACTTCCGATACCGTATCGCTTTCACtgaccgcctcctcgcgggCGCGCAAGACGTGCGTGATCACGAGATGGGCtgcctgccgcgccgcgtcCACGAGCTCTGCCTCGCACGCGTCCAGCAGACTCACGTCCTcccgcgcgtgcgcgggaGGAGCACCCCCGCTGGGCATTTGCAGCGGAATCGCAACAGACGCGCGCGACTTGTGCGCTGCGTCCTCGAAGCGGCGCCCGCGTTCGCGAATCACATCATCCTCGTTATGTAGCAGCAGAACCGACTGCGGGATCACAGTGTAGAGGTAGGCCTTTTCCTCTGGGTGCGCGCGCAGGACACAGGCCGCGATGGGGCACTGGATCTCGCACACCTCAAGAGCGTAATCCGGCCGGCAACTGCTCGCCAGCGTTTCCTTCAGCGCCGGCCGCGACTGCTGCAGAGCCACCTGCTCATCTGTGGCGAGACTCGACCCATCATCCGGTAGAGGGACTGCGCACGGATAGCGGAAGTAGCTGCGCGTctgatggcgctgctgccggcgcgggTCGCTGATGTCGGCGATCTTCTTCTGCAGCCACGACCTCTGCAAAGCGTAGGCAAAGACAATGTGCTCCGACGTGCCCCATGTGGCCAACCGGTAGATGTTCACCGGCCGCAGCTGCCCGTAGCGATAGAGTCGGTACGTGGCCTGCATGTCATCCGTCGGGTTCCAACTCACGTCGAGGAGGATGCAGTGACTAGCTGCGGTGAGCTTGATGCCAACGCCACCCGCGCGGACAGAGCACAGCAATACACGACACGCGTCATTGTTTTGGAGCTCACTGATGCAGCGACACCGCTCTGCGTCAGAGGCGGCCCCGGTCAAGGATGGTGCCGAAATCCCTTCGCGTGCCAGCAGCTGCCCCATCAGTCGCAAGTGACTCAAGTATTGCGAAAAGATGACGACCTtctcgcgctgctcgcgcaCAATGTGCACGGTAAGGTGAAACGCAAAACTCAGCTTCGGGGACATGGAAACATCCACACCGGTGAGGGCCGCCGCGGGCAGGGTCGGAGGCGCCGCCAGCGTTGCgtcctcatcctcgtcgtccccgtcctcctcgccgtcctTACAGGAGGCaagggcggtgctgctgcgcggctccTCCAGTTCCGATAGGGCGGGATGCAGGCATATGTGTGACGCGAcgtggtgcagccgcagTACCGAGTCTCCCTTTTCTCCAGCGGCGACCTGCGTGTGGAAGTACTTCAGCATCGCCCTGTacgccgcctcctgcgctgcgGAAAGCCGGAAAAAGAATAGGAACtcgcgtcgcggcggcagggtggccgccagcacctccgGTCCGCAGTGGTGCGCCGAGTCGGCGAAGTATCTGCGCAACGACGCCACGCACCGCTGCATCTCGAGGAACTGCGGGTACGTGGCGTCCACGCACTGTCCTCTCTCGATCGGTGCGATGAAGTGTTTGTGAAAGAGCTGGGTGTCAAGCTCGCGGCCGGTGATGATGGACTGCATCGTATTGTACTCCTCGAGGTGGTTCTGCAGCGGAGTGCCCGTGAGTGCCAGCCGAAGCTGGATGTTGCGGATGTGCTGCGTCAACGCCGTCACCAGGttcgagctgctgcggcgtagCCGATGCGCCTCGTCGAGGATAACGAGGTCAGCGGTCTCGATGATGTCCAGCAGGCGCACCTCCTGAAAAAGCGGAAGATGGAGTCGCAGGCGATCCAGCAGCGACCACACGCGGGGCCATTTGTTGGTGGGGTTGCTGCGATACTGCGTCTGTGCGTACTGCAGAATGCGCTGGTACTCCTCGTAGCCTAGCAGTAGCAAGCCTCCCTCTTGATAGAAGGAGCGCAGCACGTCCTCGATAGAGCGGCCGCCGGTGCCACGGTGCGTTGCACTGAGAGAGACGCCCATCGCACTGGGCACGTAGGAGTTGACCTTCATAGTTCCCGCATACCGCGGCTGGATCCACTCCGAAATGGATGCCTGCCAGTGCAACACGCAGCTGCGAGGGCACAGGACAAGCACACGGAGTGCAGGGCATACGGCACCTTTCAGCGCCACGCTTGCAGCGGTAGCGGCAGAAGCGCTCCCGAACTGCTGCCGACGCACTCGCTCGCGCTTCATTgccatcagcagcgcctgtgcctggaacagcagcacgaaggagagggaggtgagCGTCTTACCAAGACCCATCGAGTGCGCCAGAATGACGCCAAACACTTCTTGATAAAGCCGAGTGCGCTGCTCGATCGTCGAGGAGAAGGTTCGAGCAGCCAtgcgcagcgcgccgtcCAGCACGAGACGCCTCCAGATAAATTCCAACGCACTCACCTGGTGAGGGCGCAGCACGCTCTCCATCACCGGGGGAAGCTCTAGCGCACCATGTGGAGGCctgctgccgtcggcgccgccgctcatgCTGCTGCCAGCATTGGCGTCGTTAGCGCTCATGCCAGACTCGTGGAGCACGCCCTCTTCGTGGATCAAGAGATCGAAGATGGGAGAGGCACACAGCAACAGCCATGCGCGAGCAACACACAGAGCGAGGAAAGCACCGGGCAATCTCGCAGAGATTCAGTGCAGTCTTACTTGACAatgaggagaggaggggaagcgaaggAAAGCAGGAAAGGGGGACGGCGTGCAGTGCTCGTCGAGTCCTCCCGCCACACCGTCTCGCCGGCACGTCCGCCCCACCACCCGTTCTATGCAAAACGTGTATGGGTgagtgagggggggggttatGTGTGTAACTGTCtatgcggctgctgcgcaggtaGGAGGAGGGGGTAGAGAAGAGAACAGTGGACAGCGGGAGGCACAGCCGCTcaagcacgcatgcgcatggCGGAGCCTCATGCACTACCTAGACACCAAGACAGAGAGGGGAGCAGCATCTATTCGGAGGAGGTCGAGCTCCGCCCGCTTGAGGAGCTTGACGGGAGAACATGGCAGCCAAGCAACAGGGTCGAAACGCACACATGCGAGCGGGCGCGACAAAGCCGTGAAtcgccgacgtcgccgtGTGGAAGCATGGGCATATGCGTGCGGTGAGGCGCTCGTTGTGTCGTCTGCGCTTCGGTCTGTTGGTCTCTCGGTGAGACCGACAGAGACAGCACGTGCAAGCCCATCTTTTCCCAACCGTGTACACGCGGCTTGTGCGTGAAACTCAAGGCACCACCGAAACACAGCAAtaacgaaagagagagaggcggtgcggcgcttATGCACAGCGCGCGTACGTTCATCAGAGTCTGTGGGACGGCGATAGCGGGAGACCACGTGtctgcggaggcggagggatgagaggggagaagggggtgcCGCAGTCCATCAACGATGGTATCAAACACGTCCACCTCTTGTGCCAATCCCCCCTCAGCCTTTCGCGAGGCGCTGTTTCGCTGGCCATCACACCCTCCTAATCtctccccacctcccccaccccgcccccggGACAAGTCGACAGCTTCACAGGGACGTTCCAGATCGGAAGCacaggaaaagagagaaacagaagCGTGAAGCGGCTACACCGCACACGAGCACCAAAGTAATCATTGACCCCCTTCTGCAAGCTCATTCATTCTTACGGGCCCTCCCTCCGTCACGGGTCGGCAGCTCTGTGCGTGCTCTTTACCGATGTGCGTCAGTCCTGATGTCGGCGCGCCTGCGCTTGTTGCGCAGCCGCCTGTAGCTGAGGCCCGTAGTGCCGAATCAACAAGTAGAAGGTGAGCGCAAGAACGATAAGAGGCAGACACATCACCACGACGCATGCGGCGTAagcgacggcgccggggACGAGGTCTGCAACACCAGAGGTGTACTCGTACACGCTCCACGGCGCGGCCCACAGCGCGTAGTAGAGGACCGCGAAGGGGTAGAGGATGACGAAGCCGATGACCCAGTTGCCAATGAAGCCCATGATGATGTCGGAGAAGCTCTCCGCTTCGCCGAGgctgaagagggaggagtACCAAGCGTTGTCGTAGCTGAGTGATTGCACGGTCTTGATAGACTCCGAGATGGTGCGTTTCTGCTCCTGCGCAAAGTGCAGCGAGACGACGCCGTAGAGCGGCTTCAGTTTCGTCATGATGAGGCGCTCTTGCTCCTTTAGGGCCTTCACCGTCATCAACGTTCGGCGGTAATCCTCATCAAGCAAGCGTATCGTCGCCTTGTCCTGTGGTCGCGTGTAGAAGAAGCCCTGCTTGGCACGGGCAGACTCCAACGCTGTCTCCGCCTGGTAGAGTTTGTTGTACGCCCTCTTCAGCTCGCCCTGGCGGAGTATATTGACCTCACGCTCCCAAAACTGGATTTGCTCATGCTTTTCACGATTCGCAATGGCCttggcgtcgtcgctgctcccCCACGCGTCGACTAAGCTTGCGCTTGCCAGCAagcaaagcagcagcagcagcgccgccaccgtcgtggGTCGTTGTCTTGCAATCATCGCACGCTTAGCCCGTTAGCGTGAGCGTGGGCGCCTCTCcgagggcgtgtgcgtgtgcacgtgcacgtgcgtgtgtgtgtgtgtgtgtgtgtgtgtgtgtgtgtgtgtgtacgttCCACAGAAATGTACGCGTTGTTGGGGGCACGGCCACAGCTCCTCGCGCATCACGCGATCGTAAATGCAActttgttgtttgtttgcttcGGGTTTTGGATTGTGGGTTTCCCCCGCGTGCATGTGTAGACACGGGTGTGCGCATGGCGGCCACGTGAACAGAAGCGGCGTGCCCCATCgttgggagagagaggagagagaaagggtcAGAGTAGTACGATAGTAAGGGTGGTA
It encodes the following:
- a CDS encoding conserved hypothetical protein (previous protein_id=AAZ09471.1), coding for MSANDANAGSSMSGGADGSRPPHGALELPPVMESVLRPHQVSALEFIWRRLVLDGALRMAARTFSSTIEQRTRLYQEVFGVILAHSMGLGKTLTSLSFVLLFQAQALLMAMKRERVRRQQFGSASAATAASVALKGAVCPALRVLVLCPRSCVLHWQASISEWIQPRYAGTMKVNSYVPSAMGVSLSATHRGTGGRSIEDVLRSFYQEGGLLLLGYEEYQRILQYAQTQYRSNPTNKWPRVWSLLDRLRLHLPLFQEVRLLDIIETADLVILDEAHRLRRSSSNLVTALTQHIRNIQLRLALTGTPLQNHLEEYNTMQSIITGRELDTQLFHKHFIAPIERGQCVDATYPQFLEMQRCVASLRRYFADSAHHCGPEVLAATLPPRREFLFFFRLSAAQEAAYRAMLKYFHTQVAAGEKGDSVLRLHHVASHICLHPALSELEEPRSSTALASCKDGEEDGDDEDEDATLAAPPTLPAAALTGVDVSMSPKLSFAFHLTVHIVREQREKVVIFSQYLSHLRLMGQLLAREGISAPSLTGAASDAERCRCISELQNNDACRVLLCSVRAGGVGIKLTAASHCILLDVSWNPTDDMQATYRLYRYGQLRPVNIYRLATWGTSEHIVFAYALQRSWLQKKIADISDPRRQQRHQTRSYFRYPCAVPLPDDGSSLATDEQVALQQSRPALKETLASSCRPDYALEVCEIQCPIAACVLRAHPEEKAYLYTVIPQSVLLLHNEDDVIRERGRRFEDAAHKSRASVAIPLQMPSGGAPPAHAREDVSLLDACEAELVDAARQAAHLVITHVLRAREEAVSESDTVSEVRMLDQSMCQRLQPLLAPVLEKRPPPRFLAEVLLLCYQAGAADLFRTLLQSSSYLKLRTYLASRVPAVTRRRTRDTALPTRSPLEEALLFTPVSLFKSMSSVEATYVATELGCDRPFVGFCLLRGLQKLWFVDGRLAISEAALEALATLLGITPGRIDGDSDSAEDEGTAEGEDGGRALSRRNDDGTFAEALAALAQSVLTAMTSCLEEQWPPYEGFALPPQHVQLDREEMRMGRAYRAASRAHMEGLLPIAQVADLLRLPSYRQGQHMYGCARCRSPLLQRLDATHLECPRCHYNAEFEVRADPRTQQQTVLYQLSVVANLLDAFSITKSFAVSFSPAECADASAALREVHTSQAVFEFVRRTMEEGVQAFLSEYPPRLIRLLGLQMGTGGDVEALRRVLLTNGRLASHTNVREHLRQRLAQAFADFVHPSTLTQFVAMPLMLIVTALHYLARCERLTYAHELLLDECLTPRRKLLRFASDALVKVLYVERLLKHCRQKPLPSSYASSMSVTACGATLGSGAVAPQKGAVSNDADDAASLTSLVMAASSSSESRSRSSASTSSSSSFHSDSAAGTQPAHKDPLAHLMGSSGSGSRTASASSSPSSARHSSSSSFISVYSSDRASFPDGGESDAEERDEVMRGQHGTLTWLEELAGNTLERAAPTAEELESEAVQQQRSAQYWIAFCEVYGTHSAETLTVYIEDTASGAKVLPPPPLSCWISQVAHTTMAGHRMTDMLDIFFKKLLELSQQVRVIS
- a CDS encoding conserved hypothetical protein (previous protein_id=AAZ09472.1) is translated as MIARQRPTTVAALLLLLCLLASASLVDAWGSSDDAKAIANREKHEQIQFWEREVNILRQGELKRAYNKLYQAETALESARAKQGFFYTRPQDKATIRLLDEDYRRTLMTVKALKEQERLIMTKLKPLYGVVSLHFAQEQKRTISESIKTVQSLSYDNAWYSSLFSLGEAESFSDIIMGFIGNWVIGFVILYPFAVLYYALWAAPWSVYEYTSGVADLVPGAVAYAACVVVMCLPLIVLALTFYLLIRHYGPQLQAAAQQAQARRHQD